The window TAAGGCAGATTCTCGTAGAAATAAAATCTCAGATCATGATCTGATACCTTAACCATAGATCCTGGAGATAACTCTACTCAAAAAACTCTGATCTCTGAATTAGTAGATCTAGCATGAGAAACCTGATTCTATAAATATTTACTGTGAATGCATACTATAATGGTTGTTATAAATGCTTCTCTTCAGAATATTAGGAGTTCTAGATGTGAGTTCTGATGTTCTAAACCATGTAGAAGGCTATCTAAAGAGGATCTTCAAGATCTATAGTATTGAAACCGAGGTTCTCAGAGAAAGACCTCCTCCGAGATTCTACTCTATATCGAGAGACCAGTATAGAGCAGATCTGATTATAGAATGGTTGAAGAATTTCAGAAGAAAGTATGATGAGATCATAGTAGGATTAATAGATGGAGACGGATTTGTTCCAGGATACAACTTTATCTTCGGTCTCGCAGATCCTATATATAGAATTGCAACAGTTTATATGAGAAGACTCTATAGAGAAGCTTTCACAGATCCTCTCTTTCTATCGAGATTAGAGAAGGAAGTCACACATGAGATAGGACATGTTCTAGGGCTTGGACATTGTAGCGATGAGAAGTGTGTTATGAGGTTTAGCAACTCGCTCAAGGAGGTTGATATGAAATCTAGTAGGTTTTGCAGTAAATGTAGATCTAGGATAATACAGTATCTCTACACATCTTAAATACTCTCAAAAATCTCATCTGCTATCAGATATCTAAGTATCATAATAATATTTATAAGTAGATGAGGATTAATTGAGGGAAGAGATCTACAGGATCATAGGAATGCATTGTGCTAGCTGTTCTATAGCTATTCAGAGAAGTTTATCTAGAATAGGTGTTGAAGCTGATATAAGTCTCGCATCTGAAGAAGCTAGAGTTAGATATGATCCTTCTCGTGTGAAGCCTTCCGATATTATCAGAGCTATTAGAAGAGCTGGGTATGATGTATATAGAGAGGAGTTAAATGCTGTTATCAAGGGGCTTAGAAGTTATGATGATGAGAGGATCCTTGCAGAGAAACTTGAGAGCATGGAAGGAGTTATAGAGGTTAGAGCTAGTCATATTAGTAGAGAGATTTCTATAATCTATAATCCTCTGACCATCTCGAGAGATAGAATAGTAGAATACATGAGATCCCTAGGCTATGAACTGGTTGAGATAAGAGAAGAAGCATTGGCTGAGGATGTAGGAGCTAGAATAGCTCTGGAAGATCTGAAGAAACTGAGGATTTATACTATGGTGACGCTACCACTCTCACTATTTCTAGCATTATACTACATGATAGGAGTCTTCAGACCTCTAGGTCTCGAACCTTTTCTCTGGGATAATCATTTTCTAAGAGATCTTCTTATCGGCATCCCCATCTCACTGGTAGTTCTGGTGATAGGATCTATGAGGTTCCTAATGCCGGGAGTGAGATCTCTATTAAACCTCACTCCTGGAATGGATTCTCTAGTGATCCTCGGAACATACTCAGCATTCTTATTCTCGCTCCTGACCACATTCAATATAGTAAGTGGAGAGGCTTTCTACGAAGCATCTGCAGTGGTCATGTCCTTTATAATTCTGGGGAGATATATTGAGACAAGACTCAAGATAAGATCTGGAGAAGCTGTGAGAAGACTAGCACAACTACAATCTCCTATGGCTAGAGTTCTGAGGAACGGTTCTGAAGAGGTTATCCCTGTAGACAGGGTTAGAGTAGGAGATCT of the Sulfolobales archaeon genome contains:
- a CDS encoding archaemetzincin family Zn-dependent metalloprotease — translated: MLLFRILGVLDVSSDVLNHVEGYLKRIFKIYSIETEVLRERPPPRFYSISRDQYRADLIIEWLKNFRRKYDEIIVGLIDGDGFVPGYNFIFGLADPIYRIATVYMRRLYREAFTDPLFLSRLEKEVTHEIGHVLGLGHCSDEKCVMRFSNSLKEVDMKSSRFCSKCRSRIIQYLYTS